The following are encoded together in the Ictidomys tridecemlineatus isolate mIctTri1 chromosome X, mIctTri1.hap1, whole genome shotgun sequence genome:
- the Cpxcr1 gene encoding CPX chromosomal region candidate gene 1 protein gives MTSPAKEGSNPADNALKISENEAPNDCSADIEPSFANPSMISQAESNPMNREPSTSTSQEDAVLLTAENIELEAEKIQKDSQKEDASQNSLVVRMPIPRKLIFLMSGLGRITHLSIPLLKTDKGNFLSDRPVFYPGKVEIKVNDFCHNIINYKIPLQLSIQWRIPFINNHEIRGMILRLLCGRHFSQTVGHQNSMWMKQKYIAFVPRPNVLTHGERTIIFGRPLRVYYYRSLIDRMTSGKFYKSSDKGRDGFQIFLRPGFYIPRTQIQSTSNRKIFENHLRSHHNMRVVIISIDNGWKYLCPICGCCFSNFIEFRQHSCSFPGN, from the coding sequence ATGACTTCTCCTGCTAAAGAAGGAAGTAATCCAGCTGACAACGCtctgaaaatttctgaaaatgaggCTCCAAATGACTGTAGTGCAGACATAGAGCCTTCATTTGCTAATCCCAGTATGATCTCTCAGGCGGAATCCAACCCAATGAACAGGGAGCCAAGCACATCAACCTCCCAGGAGGATGCTGTTCTTCTAACAGCGGAAAATATTGAGCTTGAAGCAGAAAAGATTCAAAAAGATTCTCAAAAGGAAGATGCATCACAAAACTCTCTTGTAGTTCGGATGCCTATTCCCAGAAAATTGATCTTTCTTATGTCAGGACTAGGGAGAATTACTCATCTGAGTATCCCACTGCTAAAAACTGATAAAGGCAACTTCTTAAGTGACAGACCAGTATTCTACCCAGGGAAAGTGGAGATAAAAGTGAATGATTTTTGTCACAATATCATAAATTACAAAATTCCTCTCCAACTTTCAATTCAATGGAGAATACCATTCATTAATAATCATGAGATAAGAGGAATGATTCTCCGTCTGCTGTGTGGGAGACATTTCTCTCAGACTGTAGGTCATCAAAATAGCATGTggatgaaacaaaaatatatagcaTTCGTTCCTAGACCAAATGTCCTCACCCATGGTGAGAGAACCATAATATTTGGAAGGCCTTTGAGGGTGTACTACTATCGTTCCCTCATTGACCGAATGACATCAGGAAAATTTTACAAATCAAGTGATAAAGGGAGGGATgggtttcaaatatttttgaggcCAGGGTTCTATATTCCACGGACCCAAATCCAAAGTACATCCAacagaaaaatttttgaaaatcatttgagATCTCACCATAACATGAGAGTTGTTATCATAAGCATTGATAATGGATGGAAATATCTGTGTCCCATCTGTGGGTGTTGTTTCAGcaattttattgaatttagacagcattcctgcagctttcctgggAACTAA